The nucleotide sequence TCCGTATAATCTAACTTTGAGTCCAAGTATTTCATCTTCTATACCAGGAAAACTATCATAGGTATATACTTTTTTCACTATCTCTTCAGTTGTGTCATTATCCCAATCTATCTGATAATTTGGATCTTTGTTTAAAGCTAAAGAAACATCTTGTTGTTCTTTTTTATTGGCGATTACATTTTCAAAAAACAAATCTAAAACTGATGCATAACTGCTGAGGACTTCATTACGATATAAACTGGCTTTATAGGTATTTCGAACTTCAAAATTTTTCTGTACATAAATATCTCCACCGTCAAAAAGGGCATTGGCTTTTAAAATAACAACTCCCCATTCTTTTTTTCCAAGAGCATTTTCCAGACTGTAAGCACCTCTGTCACCAAGTGGACCCGGATGAAAAATATAAGTCGGATAATTTTCATAAATTGATTTTGGAATATAATCTCTTAGATAGGGAGAAAGTATAATCTCAGGAGAAAAACTTTCAATCTCTTCATCACGAGAAGCAGAATTTGCATACACAACATCAACAATATCCCCTCTTTCACACAAGTAAGTATATACTAACTGAGAGAGCGAATTAAATGTTGAAACAAGCAATGTGATTTTCATATACGACAATTACCTAGCAGATACGAGGTAATAATTCTCCTGTAGGTGTATCTAAAAATCTTTTTGTACCATATGAGCTTAAAAGCAATACTTTACCAAGATAAGCATCACTGACATTTGCAATTTGTACGGCATTATCTGAGTTTTCAAATCTATGAAGTACTTCAAGTGCTTTTTGCTCATCCTCTTTCTTAACGGCTAGGACAAAAGTCCCCTCATTTGCCAAATTCACAGCTTCAAAGCCTAGCATTTCACAAATTCCATACACTTCTTGAGAGACAGGCAAGGCATCTTCTTCTACTTCTATACATATATTTGACTGTTTTGCCCATTCGTTAAGGACTGCACTTACGCCACCTCTAGTTGCATCACGCAATGCAGTTATATTTACATCTGCTTCAATAAGAGCCTGCACTTGATGTGTTAATGAAGCACAATCACTTTGAAGATCTGAAGAGAGTTCAATACCCTCACGCGCAGCAAAAATAGTCGCCCCGTGTCTTCCTAAATCACGAGATACCAAAATGACATCTTTTTCAGAAATATTGTTAGAGCTAATTCCTTTTTTTTGAATCTCTCCAATACCTGTTGTATTTATAAAAATTTTATCTACACTACCTCGAGGGACCACTTTTGTATCACCACTGACAATAACAGCACCATTATTTTCAAGTTCTTTTTTCATACTGCGAACAATTTTTTCCAACTCTCTTGTTGCAAATCCCTCTTCAATAATAACACTACACGTAAGATATTTTGGTTTTGCACCCATCATAGCCAAATCATTACATGTACCGCAAACTGCAAGTTTTCCAATATCACCGCCAGGAAAGAAAAGTGGACTCACTGTAAAACTATCAGTACTAAACGCAAGTTCTCCATTTTGAATCACTGCGGCATCTTCAGATTTTTCTAATATATCATTTTTAAATGCTTTGTAAAATATTTTAGAAATGAGTTCATTATTCTCTTCCCCGCCATTTCCCATAGCTAATGTTATCTGCTTATTCATTTTAATAAATTCCCGTATTTATAATATGCTGCACACGCACCTTCACTACTGACCATGCATGAGCCTAAAGGCGTTTGTGGCTTACATGCTGTACCAAAAATTGTACACTCATTCGGCTTTGCCATACCTCGTAAAATATCACCGCAGATACATAGTTTATGATCCTCTATCTCCTGACGAGGTAAAATATCTGCATATATTTTCTCTGCATCGATATGTGAGAACTCTTCTTTAAGTTTATACCCACTCTCTGGAACATTTCCTAGTCCACGCCATTTAAACAAAGATGCTTTTTCAAAATACTTCTCTATAAGAGCCTGTGCTTTGAGATTTCCATCGAAAGAGACCAAACGCTTATATTCAATTTCCAATTCACAACGATTTTCATTAAACTGACGCACTATCATTAAAATGGCTTCCATAATATCCACAGGTTCAAAACCTGCTACAACAACAGGACGACCATAATCACGTGGAAATTTTTCATAAATCTTACTACCCGTTATTACACTTACATGGGAAGGCCCAAGAAATGCATCAATTCTATTATTATAACTATCTACATGTTCATCTCGTGAATCTATAAGTTCAACCATAACTTCAGGAACAGTCACATGGTTTATATGAAAATAGATATTAGTAATATTACGTTTGAGAACAGTTTCAATAAGTGCTGTTGTCATAGGAGTGGTTGTTTCAAATCCTATAGCAAAAAATATAATTTTTTTATCCGGATTTTCTGCCGCAATTTTGAGAGCATCCAAAGGAGAATAGATAAAACGTACATCTGCGCCTTTTGCTCTTGCATCTTGAAGACTTCCCTTACTTCCCGGTACCTTTATCATATCACCAAGTGTAACAAGGATTACATCTTCCTGTTCCGCCAAGATATATGCATGATCAATACGTTCTTTTGGCATAATACAGACAGGACAGCCTGGCCCATGTATGAAATTGATATTTTCAGGTAAAAGCTGTGGCAGACCAAACTTCATAATAGAGTGTGTATGTCCACCACATACTTCCATAATATTTATAGGATGAGGAAGTTTTTTTGCCTCTTCATGAATAAGTTTTGCAAAGCCTTCAATGACCTGGGGGTTTCTAAAGCCTTCATACAAATCTTTTAATTGCAGTTCCCCCATTATGCATCTCTATTAGGGCAGTTATCATCTTCTTCCACTAAGTGCCGCCTCTCTTCTTCATCAAGTTTTTCAAGAATTTCACTATATACTTTTAAAGATTCAAGTGCATCGGATTCATCAATCTTATTCATAATGAATCCAATATGCAGTAAAACATAATCTCCAATCTGAACATCGCCATCTTGCATCAACTCCAATCCAGCTTCACGTTTCACACCCATAGTATCTACAGTGGCAACATTTCTCTCTAAATCTATCTCAACAACTTTACTAGGTATGGAAAGGCACATAAAATTAACTCCTCATCTTTCTTTTAAATTCAATCCAATCAATTACTTTTTGAATTGAATCTTTGTCTTTAATATTCACTTCTAAAATATCAACACCAGGTTTAATTTTACGAGCCTCTTTTTTCTCATGTTCCAAATCGTAATCAAAATATGGCAATAAGTCTGTTTTTGTAATCAAGATTAAATCGGCTTGACGAAACATTACAGGATACTTTTCTATTTTATCACTTCCCTCTGGTATGGAAACAAGAACAATATTGAGGTGACTTCCGACATCATAACTTGCAGGGCATACAAGGTTACCAACATTTTCAATAAAACAAATATCAATATCTTCCAAAGGCATATCATGTAGGCCTTTATGCACCATAAATGCGTCTAAATGGCATGCTGAACCTGTTTGTATTTGATAAGCAGGAATTCCCTTAGCTTTTATTCTATCTGCATCTCGAGCAGTTTCCAAGTCTCCTTCAATAACACCGAACTTAAACTCTGCCATATCTGCCATATGCTCCAGTAGTGTTGTTTTTCCACTACCTGGACTGCTCATAAGATTAATACTCAAAACATTATGATTATCAAAATGAGTACGGTTGTGTGATGCTTCATGATTGTTTTTATCCAAAATTTTTGTAATAACATTAATTGTTTTTGTATCATTGAGCTGTGGGTTATGATGTAATGTCTCATGCGCAGCCTGATGTTCATGAGAATGATCATAAGTATGTTCATGATGATGGTGTTCATTTCCTAAAGTTGTTCCTGTTATACTGCATCCGCAATCTGCACACATATATATTCCTTCTTTTTGATTTTTATGCTAATAGCATATCTGTTCCAACAGCAATAGAGATCAACCCAGCTGTTGCAAACACTCTTCTTACATTAGTTTTGCTGGTTAAAAATTCTTTATTAATATATAAGATAATACCACCAAAACTAATAAATACAACACTAACACCTGCAACAAAAGCAAGAACCATAGTCAGATCTACAGTTTTACCATGAAGCATGCCTAGTGTAACGAGCATACCCCGTACTCCTCCCATGCCCATTAAAGCACCCATAGTCCATGCAGATGTTGAAGCTATCTTTGTATCATCATGAACATGCTCTTTTCCAAAATAAATGTGAATATGTTCTTTGCCCTCATGTTTATGTTTATTAAGATGTATCTTATCCTCATACACCATATAAAGTAAATACACACCCATACCAATTATAACCGTAGAAGAGATTACATCTCCGTAATCTGTTACATTTTGAGGTAAATGATATATTTCTAAAATTTTTGCAAAAATAAATAGTGTCATCCCATGACCAAAAGCGAACGCAAGTGTTATAAACATAGTTTTCTTCATTGACTTTCCAATTGAAAAATCGGTAATTGCAGTTAAATGATCTGGGCCGAATGCATGCAATATTCCATACCAAAAAATTATAAGATAGCCTAATTCCATACAAATCCTTTTTAAATGGTGAATGTTTATTCAGTTTTAAAAGATTTTATACTACATTATGTAAAAGAAAGATAAAATAATTTAATTCTTATATGTTTTTTGGACTAAAAGGGAAAAGATGCAGTGGCTAACAGAGTGCCTTTTTTGCGGCAATTATGTATATAGACTCAAAGACAACAGAATTAAATGCTCTTCTTGCCATAAAAAAATTTCTTTACAAAAACTCAACAAAATTATTTTTTTAATTGAAGCTTTTATAGAAAATGAAAATGCTTTACATATTGCCAAACGAATGCATATGGCATACAGTTCAGTACATACATACTTTGAGGAGTTTCGTTTGCTGTGCGCGAAAATAGCAGAAGAAGAGTATGAACTCTATCGTGAAAAAAACTGTGAATATGAAGAGTATTTTTATCTTGAAAAGTCTAAAAAAAATAATCCAAAAGCCATCTTTGATGCACA is from Sulfurimonas paralvinellae and encodes:
- the hypE gene encoding hydrogenase expression/formation protein HypE, coding for MNKQITLAMGNGGEENNELISKIFYKAFKNDILEKSEDAAVIQNGELAFSTDSFTVSPLFFPGGDIGKLAVCGTCNDLAMMGAKPKYLTCSVIIEEGFATRELEKIVRSMKKELENNGAVIVSGDTKVVPRGSVDKIFINTTGIGEIQKKGISSNNISEKDVILVSRDLGRHGATIFAAREGIELSSDLQSDCASLTHQVQALIEADVNITALRDATRGGVSAVLNEWAKQSNICIEVEEDALPVSQEVYGICEMLGFEAVNLANEGTFVLAVKKEDEQKALEVLHRFENSDNAVQIANVSDAYLGKVLLLSSYGTKRFLDTPTGELLPRIC
- the hypD gene encoding hydrogenase formation protein HypD is translated as MGELQLKDLYEGFRNPQVIEGFAKLIHEEAKKLPHPINIMEVCGGHTHSIMKFGLPQLLPENINFIHGPGCPVCIMPKERIDHAYILAEQEDVILVTLGDMIKVPGSKGSLQDARAKGADVRFIYSPLDALKIAAENPDKKIIFFAIGFETTTPMTTALIETVLKRNITNIYFHINHVTVPEVMVELIDSRDEHVDSYNNRIDAFLGPSHVSVITGSKIYEKFPRDYGRPVVVAGFEPVDIMEAILMIVRQFNENRCELEIEYKRLVSFDGNLKAQALIEKYFEKASLFKWRGLGNVPESGYKLKEEFSHIDAEKIYADILPRQEIEDHKLCICGDILRGMAKPNECTIFGTACKPQTPLGSCMVSSEGACAAYYKYGNLLK
- a CDS encoding HypC/HybG/HupF family hydrogenase formation chaperone; protein product: MCLSIPSKVVEIDLERNVATVDTMGVKREAGLELMQDGDVQIGDYVLLHIGFIMNKIDESDALESLKVYSEILEKLDEEERRHLVEEDDNCPNRDA
- the hypB gene encoding hydrogenase nickel incorporation protein HypB, translated to MCADCGCSITGTTLGNEHHHHEHTYDHSHEHQAAHETLHHNPQLNDTKTINVITKILDKNNHEASHNRTHFDNHNVLSINLMSSPGSGKTTLLEHMADMAEFKFGVIEGDLETARDADRIKAKGIPAYQIQTGSACHLDAFMVHKGLHDMPLEDIDICFIENVGNLVCPASYDVGSHLNIVLVSIPEGSDKIEKYPVMFRQADLILITKTDLLPYFDYDLEHEKKEARKIKPGVDILEVNIKDKDSIQKVIDWIEFKRKMRS
- a CDS encoding transposase, with the translated sequence MQWLTECLFCGNYVYRLKDNRIKCSSCHKKISLQKLNKIIFLIEAFIENENALHIAKRMHMAYSSVHTYFEEFRLLCAKIAEEEYELYREKNCEYEEYFYLEKSKKNNPKAIFDAHNFLTFDYDGHIYTLLMPSLQPYKQQFLQDNLQNPYLAEFNKFKRISRIAKVSKRYNQIVKFWEYFEQEILKYKGVKSEVFIYFLKEFEFKFNHENSEAIKILMEKYVKEKL